CATAACATCTTTCATTaacacttatatatatacttaaacaACAAACATTATATCGagttaaacaaatattttttagttaatcTTCTTAAAAACCATctgtttattataaaagttttgTCTTAGAGCATtatattgatgttttgaaaccctaTATACACTCTTTCGTCGGAAATCTGTAGGAAAAGGAGGACGAAATTAAAAcatcgtcggtattccgtcagaaatttctgacgaaattccaaCGAAGCTCAAGACGttgtcggaatttcgtcggaaattacTGACTGttttccgacgaaatgtagttttaaatacaactaattcatataaaatgtaaaaatggATACTAAAATACCAAATAACACATATCAAGTGTGTAATATAATGTTCAGAACGATTTAAGTTTTTCAATTGTAAAAACTCTATATGTACATATATCAACTTATTCATAACATCTTTCATTAACACTTATACACTTAAACAACAAACATATTCCAAAATATAATCatacatatttaatttgtataatatcgagttaaaccaattttttttagttaatctTCTTAAAACCATCTGTTTATTATAAGAGTTTTGTATTAGAGCATtatattgatgttttgaaaccctaTGCACTCTTTTGTCGGAAATCTGTAGGAAAAAAGAGACAAATAGAATAATCGTCGGTTTTCGGtcgggaaattccgacagatattccgacgaaataatATTATTCCTCGTTGCATTGTCCTTACATGTTTCCTAAActttccgacgaattaccgacgataTTTGACCGACGGAACCTTTTTCGTCAGAATTCGGTCGGATCTTTTCACTTCCCGCGTACTATTTTCGAGGAATTCATTTGGTTAACCGCGTAAAATTAAATACCGAcggatttccgacgaaatataACCGACGGACACTTAGTCGTCGGAATTCGGTCGGCCACGTTGTAAAGACATAACTtgacacttcttcttcttcctcaattCCCCTTATCTCTCTCCTTCTGGCtaatctctctctccctccagCGAGAaatgaatctctctctctcaccgtgAATCTCTCTCCCTCCGGCAAATTTGAATCTCAAATCCCTTTCCATAATCATGTAAGTCACCTAAACCCTCTTTCAATctcaattttaatagtttttgatATTAGATTTGGAGGTTTTTATGTAGAATTGAATATGAATagttaggattgaatggataatTATTGGAATTTACATGTTAGATTTTGTGGTTTATATGTAGATTTAAGGTTTTGAATGTTAGATTTGTAGATTTTGggaattttatgtatatattgtgaaatttatgtgttaattatattttaaaaacgtttatatatatatactgtttattatatttatataaactattaaaatttaaaaaaaaaaaatgttttaatagtttaatatataatagtttacatatatttatatatatatatatcgtttattatatttatataaactattaaattttaaaaaatatattttataaaacattttaatagtttaatatataatactaaaaccgtttattatatatataaaatatattaaaaaatttattgtatACAAACTTactataaactaaataaatgaaTATTCCTTTCTAATAgttatttttttggtatatatgatcttcaaaaatgttattttttcgtAGGTCTGAGGATGGTGGTAGTAGACCATTACGTCGTTCCGCACCCGAGGTCGACTAAGTTCAAGAAGTCCTTCCCAGACTTCGGGCTCGTCGCATGAGCAAAATTCAGTCCCATTTGTTCCTCCTCCAGTTGTTCCACCGGCTGATCCCGCTGCTCCATATGAGCCTGGTACCATGCCGGTTGAGCTCCTTGTTCTCCAACCTGGTCGAGAGCATCTTCGTGTGCTCCATCCGTATCCACAAGGATACACAACTTggtaaagttttctttttttttaatctttagtttaattttttttgtagttttatttctaacaaaatttttgttttttttaaggtCCAACAAGTCGAAGAATGGCATTTGCAGGTGCATTAACCAGATGATGTATTCAATGCTCCGCAAGGGATATCCGACCTACAGTGTGATGCTTAACGACGAGCGCCATTTGTGGTTCCGTAAATTTACGGTAATtcctaaattttaatatatttttttgggtttaaattttttattatatattatctaacttcttttttttggcaGCAACATTTCAATTGAGTCAGGCCTCACGGAAAGTGTCCGTTTAGCTTTAGGTGGCAGACACTTATACGAAGCAGATATATGAGTGGAAGCAGCTATGGCTCAAGGGAAAGACACCAAAATACATCAACCCAACGGTTTGGCTAGAGTTGAAGGATCATTGGGTGAACCACGAGACTATAgacaaatcaatcaaaaactcaTCCAACCACAAGAGCGATCGTGGAGGGAAAGGTGTTTATGTCCACAACCTCGGTGCTTGCAGTATGTCTTCTAAGGaagatgaacttgtaagttccatatatataactttttaaattatttttttatgtatgtATTGATTAATATTGTATTTAGGTTGAAGCAAATGcgggtaatcccgttgatcatCTCGATGTTATGAAAGAGGCGTACACTAACAAGAAGACGGGGGAAATTCAGAATCTCGTAATCAAAGATGTCATAGACTTTGTGCAAACCCAGAAAGAAGCATTACTTGCTTCTCAGCCTATCTCAGATGACGATTCCTCTGCAGCATCCACGAACATAACCCGAGCTCGA
This region of Brassica napus cultivar Da-Ae chromosome C5, Da-Ae, whole genome shotgun sequence genomic DNA includes:
- the LOC111206144 gene encoding uncharacterized protein LOC111206144 — its product is MPVELLVLQPGREHLRVLHPYPQGYTTWSNKSKNGICRCINQMMYSMLRKGYPTYSVMLNDERHLWFRKFTVADTYTKQIYEWKQLWLKGKTPKYINPTVWLELKDHWVNHETIDKSIKNSSNHKSDRGGKGVYVHNLGACSMSSKEDELVEANAGNPVDHLDVMKEAYTNKKTGEIQNLVIKDVIDFVQTQKEALLASQPISDDDSSAASTNITRARINQMVEQLQNKDDRFVALANAERHNSCLFSGSKKDKRGDNGKDEAFVSS